ATCTAAACCTTTTGGTTTACAAAATGGCCGAATTGTGATATCTTTTACCTAGGAGGGATAAGCATGTCTACCAGCGTCCTAGACACCATGAGCTACCGTGCGGGTGAGATCATCCTGTACCCGGGCGTACCCGGTCCCAAGGATCAACTCTACCGGGTACGCTCGGGGCTGGTGCGCCTCCAGAGCGTGGATGAAGAAGGCAACGCGCTCACCCTACGCTTTGTGCGTCCTGGCGAGTTTTTCGGAGAGGAGGTCCTCTCCGGCACCGAGCGGGCCTACTTTGCCGAAGCCGCCACCGACACCCGAATCGACGCCCTCTCTCCTGCACTTCTCACCTCCGAGGAAACCCAGCAGCTCACCGTACAC
This genomic interval from Meiothermus sp. Pnk-1 contains the following:
- a CDS encoding helix-turn-helix domain-containing protein, which translates into the protein MSTSVLDTMSYRAGEIILYPGVPGPKDQLYRVRSGLVRLQSVDEEGNALTLRFVRPGEFFGEEVLSGTERAYFAEAATDTRIDALSPALLTSEETQQLTVHLVMALAQTYKTIQRLTGQRLKNRIAAALLELSQTPAAFKEPGGRMGVRATHDEIASAVGSVRETVTKVIGELSREGYIRSGYGKLVLQDLEGLEDLAGQAA